One window of the Acaryochloris sp. CCMEE 5410 genome contains the following:
- a CDS encoding DEAD/DEAH box helicase has product MAILHGSWRPTSDFKDGQPSNAASKTNAQRLLNGTLFIWAETWRGTTAKQNPISEETLPHPLAMDPKELSQFLLTLSESRQLSLTPSLQTVVTSPPKRKKSRSAKSRAAKESPITTSWSAQTVTLPAYTEEEKLIPLHSSTVFDEDESYELHPFIVQGLEIPPGQALDFLAGLPLHTSTGEEAFLGAELLFWCHSVRWGLDLLTRSKFIPSIQAQTDQTCHFFWQPLLDSATDRQRFQQFVKGMPQACLFYQAIVTQAPAVGLPTKAGYLLTDFLTHIIDHQVRQGIDDELITSMQKAGINSTFKQWLPAFSSSNSLLKETKENCGTWVETLNQWLRPIEQSLQEQQYRACFNLQPPTSHGDWKVEYFLQATDDPTFLVTAEVVWNTNSEHMDYLGRKVERPQETLLQGLGLASRVYPLLEESLQGARPTKLSLSPTQAYDFIKAAAWRLEDSGFGVMLPPSLSDQNAMANRLGLQIKAAAQSHNDSTIGLDSLLNFQWGLAIGGQTLSKAEFDRLVAQESPLVEINGEWVEFRPQDVKAAQNFFASRQNKTGLSLEDALRISTGDTLTIDKLPVVSFEASGSLEALLTTLNGNQTLTAISEPPGFEGSLRPYQARGVGWLTFLEQWGLGACLADDMGLGKTVQFIAYLLHLKNEGRLTGPMLLVCPTSVLGNWEREVHRFGPKLKVVVHHGSGRPQGKTFLKKIKPLDLVITSYPLIHRDEKTLSALTWQGIVLDEAQNIKNPEARQSQAVRNLQSKVRIALTGTPLENRLTELWSILDFLNPGYLGPKPFFQRRFATPIERYGDTASLTTLRSLVQPFILRRTKTDRDIIQDLPEKQEMTVFCSLTPEQAKLYQTTVQESLDAVDAAKGIQRRGIILATLVKLKQICNHPAQYLHEETLDLDLQRSGKLKRLQEMLEELLDEGDRALIFTQFAELGKLLQQYLQTKLQRETLLLYGGSSKKQRESMIDRFQHDPQGPRIFILSLKAGGVGLNLTRANHVFHFDRWWNPAVENQATDRVFRIGQTRNVQVHKFVCTGTLEERIHEQLESKKALAEQVVGAGENWLTELDTDQLRNLLLLDRNAVIDEEET; this is encoded by the coding sequence ATGGCGATCTTGCATGGTAGTTGGCGGCCAACCTCAGACTTTAAAGATGGGCAACCGTCAAACGCTGCATCTAAAACCAATGCTCAGCGGCTTTTAAATGGAACATTGTTTATTTGGGCTGAAACTTGGCGCGGTACAACCGCCAAACAAAATCCAATTTCAGAAGAGACGTTGCCCCATCCTTTGGCCATGGACCCAAAGGAATTGAGTCAGTTTCTACTAACGTTATCTGAGTCTCGACAACTATCCCTCACCCCCTCCCTGCAAACGGTCGTTACATCCCCCCCCAAGCGGAAAAAATCTCGTTCAGCAAAAAGTCGTGCTGCCAAAGAATCCCCCATTACGACCTCGTGGAGTGCCCAGACTGTTACCTTACCGGCCTATACCGAGGAAGAAAAGCTAATACCATTGCACTCATCTACAGTATTCGATGAGGATGAATCCTATGAACTGCACCCTTTCATCGTGCAAGGTTTAGAGATTCCCCCTGGGCAAGCTTTGGATTTCTTAGCTGGACTCCCCTTACACACCAGTACCGGTGAAGAGGCATTTTTAGGAGCAGAACTTCTTTTTTGGTGCCATTCAGTACGTTGGGGGCTGGACTTACTTACCCGTTCAAAATTTATACCCTCAATTCAGGCTCAAACAGACCAAACCTGCCACTTTTTCTGGCAACCCTTACTAGATAGCGCGACGGATCGACAGCGATTTCAACAGTTCGTTAAAGGGATGCCTCAAGCTTGTCTGTTTTATCAGGCCATCGTTACTCAAGCACCAGCAGTGGGCTTACCGACCAAAGCTGGATATCTGCTTACAGATTTTTTAACTCACATCATCGATCATCAGGTTCGTCAAGGGATTGACGATGAGCTCATCACCTCCATGCAAAAGGCAGGGATCAATTCAACGTTTAAACAATGGTTACCAGCTTTTAGCTCATCTAACTCGCTTCTCAAAGAAACGAAAGAAAACTGTGGTACTTGGGTTGAGACCCTAAATCAATGGTTGCGTCCCATTGAACAAAGCCTACAAGAACAGCAGTATCGCGCCTGCTTCAATTTACAACCTCCAACCAGTCATGGAGACTGGAAAGTAGAGTACTTTCTCCAAGCAACAGATGATCCAACTTTTCTGGTCACCGCAGAGGTGGTTTGGAATACGAATTCAGAACATATGGATTATTTAGGCCGTAAGGTTGAGCGCCCCCAAGAAACCTTGTTGCAGGGATTGGGATTGGCCTCCAGGGTTTACCCCTTGTTAGAAGAAAGCTTACAGGGAGCACGGCCGACAAAATTGAGCTTATCCCCAACCCAAGCCTATGATTTTATCAAAGCAGCAGCATGGCGACTGGAAGATAGTGGGTTTGGAGTAATGCTTCCCCCCAGTTTGTCAGACCAAAATGCCATGGCAAATCGGCTGGGACTGCAAATTAAGGCGGCGGCTCAATCTCACAATGACAGTACCATTGGCTTGGACAGCTTATTGAATTTCCAGTGGGGGCTTGCCATTGGCGGACAAACCTTGTCCAAAGCCGAATTTGATCGGTTGGTTGCCCAAGAGTCTCCTTTAGTGGAAATTAACGGCGAATGGGTTGAATTTAGACCTCAGGATGTGAAGGCAGCTCAGAACTTCTTTGCATCTCGCCAGAATAAAACCGGTTTGTCCCTCGAAGATGCCCTTCGCATCAGCACCGGAGATACCTTAACCATCGATAAACTGCCGGTGGTCAGTTTTGAAGCCTCAGGGTCCTTAGAAGCATTACTAACAACCCTAAACGGCAACCAAACCTTAACGGCCATCTCTGAACCTCCTGGTTTTGAGGGGAGTTTACGTCCCTATCAAGCCAGAGGGGTGGGCTGGCTAACTTTTTTGGAGCAATGGGGCCTTGGCGCTTGTTTAGCGGATGATATGGGTCTGGGGAAAACCGTACAGTTTATCGCCTATCTTTTGCACCTAAAAAATGAAGGTCGATTAACTGGGCCGATGTTACTCGTTTGTCCAACCTCTGTGCTGGGAAATTGGGAGCGAGAGGTGCATCGGTTCGGTCCAAAGTTAAAGGTAGTAGTGCATCATGGTTCGGGACGACCACAGGGCAAAACCTTTCTCAAAAAAATCAAACCCTTAGATTTAGTGATTACGAGTTATCCCCTGATCCATCGGGACGAAAAGACCTTATCCGCCCTTACCTGGCAGGGAATTGTCTTGGATGAGGCTCAAAACATCAAAAATCCTGAGGCCAGGCAATCCCAGGCAGTCCGCAATCTGCAATCTAAAGTGCGGATTGCCTTGACTGGTACCCCCTTAGAAAATCGCTTAACTGAGCTTTGGTCTATTCTTGACTTTTTGAATCCAGGCTATCTCGGACCTAAGCCCTTTTTCCAACGACGATTTGCCACCCCTATTGAGCGATACGGTGATACGGCATCGCTGACAACATTGCGCTCCCTCGTCCAACCCTTCATCCTGCGCCGAACCAAAACAGACCGAGACATCATCCAAGACTTGCCCGAGAAGCAGGAAATGACTGTCTTCTGTAGCCTGACTCCTGAACAGGCCAAACTTTACCAAACCACGGTTCAAGAATCTCTGGACGCAGTGGATGCTGCCAAAGGAATTCAGCGACGGGGCATTATCCTAGCCACATTGGTCAAGCTCAAACAAATTTGCAATCATCCTGCCCAGTATTTGCATGAAGAAACCTTAGATCTCGATCTTCAGCGTTCTGGCAAATTGAAACGGCTACAAGAAATGCTGGAAGAATTATTAGATGAAGGCGATCGGGCGTTGATTTTTACTCAATTTGCAGAGTTAGGCAAACTGCTCCAACAGTATTTACAAACCAAACTGCAGCGTGAAACCTTGTTGCTTTATGGTGGCAGCAGCAAGAAGCAGCGAGAATCGATGATTGATCGGTTCCAACATGATCCCCAGGGGCCCCGAATCTTTATCTTGTCCTTAAAAGCAGGTGGTGTTGGTCTCAACCTCACCCGTGCCAACCATGTCTTTCATTTCGATCGCTGGTGGAATCCCGCCGTCGAGAATCAAGCCACTGACCGGGTTTTTCGGATTGGCCAAACTCGCAATGTTCAGGTGCATAAATTTGTCTGTACTGGCACCCTAGAAGAACGGATTCATGAACAGCTTGAAAGCAAAAAAGCGCTGGCAGAACAGGTTGTTGGTGCAGGAGAGAATTGGTTAACCGAACTTGATACAGATCAACTTCGTAATTTGTTGTTACTAGACCGAAATGCCGTTATTGATGAAGAAGAAACATAG
- a CDS encoding polyribonucleotide nucleotidyltransferase: protein MSEVIKSISVDGREIKLTIGRFAPQAGGCVLIESGETSVLVTATRSSGREGIDFLPLLVDYEERLYAAGRVPGGFLRREGRPPEKATLTCRLIDRPMRPLFPNWLRDDLQIVATTISMDEQVPPDVLAVTGASVATLLAKIPFKGPMAAVRVGLVGDDFIINPTYEEISEGELDLVVAGSPDGVIMVEAGANEVAEQDMIEAIDFGYEVVCDLIKAQKELIAELGIEQVEEAAPETDPTLENFVQERVTDPVKEVLARFEKDKNVRDAALDEIKESVKVAIDELPETDPVQVAAVENPKAIGKVFKSITKTLMRRQVVEDKVRVDGRKLDEVRPISCNVGVLPQRVHGSGLFNRGLTQVLSIATLGTPGDAQEMDDLHPDSQKRYLHHYNFPPYSVGETRPMRSPGRREVGHGALAERALLPMLPSKEEFPYVLRVVSEVLSSNGSTSMGSVCGSTLSLMDAGVPLAKPVSGAAMGLIKEGDEVRVLTDIQGIEDFLGDMDFKVAGTADGITALQMDMKITGLSMKVIAEAIHQAKPARLHILDKMLATIDSPRKTMSPYAPRLLTIKIDPEQIGMIIGPGGKTIKGITEETGAKIDIEDDGRVTISAVDEKAASRARQIIAGMTRKLAAGDVFLGKVTRIIPIGAFVEIAPSKEGMIHISQLADYRVGKVEDEVTVGDEVVVKIRELDNRGRINLTRLGIHPEEAAAARAGGSES, encoded by the coding sequence ATGTCAGAAGTTATTAAGTCAATATCTGTTGACGGGCGGGAAATAAAACTCACTATCGGCCGTTTCGCTCCGCAGGCCGGTGGGTGTGTATTGATTGAATCTGGTGAAACTTCAGTTCTAGTCACTGCGACGAGATCGTCAGGACGTGAAGGAATTGATTTTCTTCCTTTACTCGTAGATTACGAGGAGAGACTGTATGCAGCCGGTCGTGTGCCGGGGGGCTTTCTACGACGGGAAGGCCGACCCCCTGAAAAAGCGACCTTAACCTGTCGCCTGATCGACCGACCCATGCGGCCCCTATTCCCAAATTGGTTGCGGGATGATTTGCAAATCGTGGCGACAACGATATCTATGGATGAGCAGGTTCCCCCTGACGTCTTAGCCGTGACGGGGGCTTCTGTTGCCACCCTCTTGGCCAAAATACCCTTTAAAGGGCCCATGGCTGCAGTGCGAGTCGGCCTAGTGGGGGATGACTTTATTATTAACCCCACCTATGAGGAGATCTCTGAAGGGGAACTCGATCTCGTTGTTGCTGGTTCACCGGATGGGGTGATCATGGTTGAAGCCGGGGCCAATGAAGTGGCTGAGCAAGACATGATCGAGGCCATCGATTTTGGGTATGAGGTGGTTTGTGATCTTATTAAGGCTCAAAAAGAGTTGATTGCTGAGTTGGGGATTGAGCAGGTAGAAGAAGCTGCTCCAGAAACGGATCCAACCCTAGAGAACTTTGTCCAAGAGCGCGTAACTGACCCTGTTAAAGAAGTGCTGGCCCGGTTTGAAAAGGATAAGAATGTTCGGGATGCTGCCTTAGATGAGATTAAGGAATCTGTGAAAGTTGCTATCGATGAGCTTCCAGAAACAGATCCAGTACAGGTGGCAGCAGTAGAAAACCCCAAAGCTATTGGTAAGGTGTTTAAGAGTATTACTAAAACCTTGATGCGCCGCCAGGTGGTTGAAGATAAGGTCCGAGTGGATGGCCGCAAGCTAGACGAAGTCCGTCCTATTTCTTGTAATGTGGGCGTTCTTCCCCAGCGCGTTCACGGCAGTGGTTTATTTAACCGAGGCTTAACCCAGGTTTTATCTATCGCGACCTTGGGAACACCGGGTGATGCTCAAGAGATGGATGATCTCCATCCTGATAGCCAAAAACGTTACCTTCATCACTATAATTTTCCGCCCTACTCTGTGGGTGAAACCCGACCCATGCGCTCACCGGGACGTCGGGAAGTGGGGCATGGGGCTCTTGCTGAAAGAGCTTTACTACCGATGCTTCCTAGTAAAGAAGAATTCCCCTACGTTCTTCGAGTCGTTTCCGAAGTCTTATCCTCTAACGGGTCTACATCGATGGGGTCAGTTTGCGGGTCCACTTTGTCCTTGATGGATGCGGGAGTGCCCCTGGCTAAGCCGGTGAGTGGAGCCGCTATGGGCTTAATCAAGGAAGGAGATGAAGTCCGAGTCCTGACAGATATTCAAGGGATTGAAGATTTCTTGGGGGATATGGACTTTAAGGTGGCGGGTACTGCAGATGGCATTACCGCCTTGCAAATGGACATGAAGATTACTGGGTTATCTATGAAAGTGATCGCTGAGGCGATTCATCAAGCGAAACCCGCTCGACTCCATATTTTGGATAAGATGCTGGCGACAATTGACAGTCCTCGCAAAACGATGTCTCCCTATGCACCTCGCCTATTGACCATCAAGATCGATCCAGAACAGATTGGAATGATTATTGGTCCAGGCGGTAAGACCATTAAAGGGATTACCGAGGAAACGGGGGCTAAGATCGATATCGAAGATGATGGTCGCGTTACGATCTCAGCAGTAGATGAGAAGGCTGCATCTCGTGCCCGCCAGATTATTGCTGGTATGACGCGCAAGCTGGCAGCTGGCGATGTATTCTTGGGTAAAGTGACTCGGATTATTCCGATTGGGGCCTTTGTGGAAATTGCGCCTAGTAAGGAGGGCATGATTCACATTTCTCAGTTGGCAGACTATCGAGTTGGCAAGGTGGAAGATGAAGTCACCGTTGGCGATGAAGTGGTGGTTAAAATCCGTGAGCTAGACAATCGCGGTCGCATTAATCTGACTCGCTTGGGGATTCATCCTGAAGAAGCGGCTGCGGCTCGTGCAGGTGGTTCTGAGTCATAG
- the queG gene encoding tRNA epoxyqueuosine(34) reductase QueG, with protein sequence MATHGSGINSQTLKDKAIELGCHKVGLVSVAQWQDKAQALTLPLQQWLNQGYHADMAWMNDPRRQDIYQVMPDVRSIVCLGINYYTPHQRPSGQEYAKISRYGWGRDYHRVVGRRIKALALWMQAQDPRIQVRYYVDTGPVQDKVWAERAGLGWIGKHSNLISRNYGSWLFLGEILTNIDLEPDRPHTQHCGSCTRCITACPTDAIREPFVVDANRCIAYHTIENREAALPDGIAANLQGWVAGCDICQDVCPWNQRFAQETDISDFQPYPENVAPTLTELATLSVSERDRRFRASAFRRIKLEMLQRNATASLKSNRQKTKLTMTQNHLHEPQPLLQDESPSESD encoded by the coding sequence ATGGCTACCCATGGCTCAGGAATAAATAGTCAAACCCTCAAGGATAAAGCCATCGAACTGGGTTGCCACAAAGTTGGCCTTGTCAGTGTTGCTCAATGGCAGGACAAAGCGCAAGCCTTAACTCTCCCCTTACAACAATGGCTCAACCAGGGATATCACGCCGATATGGCTTGGATGAATGATCCACGTCGACAAGATATTTACCAAGTTATGCCCGATGTCCGCTCCATCGTCTGTTTAGGTATCAACTACTACACTCCCCACCAACGCCCATCAGGACAAGAGTATGCCAAAATCTCACGCTACGGTTGGGGCCGAGACTACCATCGTGTCGTGGGTCGCCGCATCAAAGCTTTAGCTCTGTGGATGCAAGCACAGGACCCGCGGATCCAAGTCCGCTACTACGTCGATACTGGTCCTGTCCAAGACAAAGTCTGGGCTGAAAGAGCTGGTCTTGGCTGGATTGGTAAACACAGCAACCTGATTTCGCGGAACTATGGTTCCTGGCTTTTTCTAGGAGAAATTCTGACGAATATAGACTTGGAACCGGATCGTCCCCACACTCAACATTGTGGTTCCTGTACCCGCTGCATTACAGCCTGCCCCACGGATGCGATTCGTGAACCTTTTGTCGTTGATGCGAATCGCTGTATTGCGTACCACACCATTGAGAATCGGGAGGCTGCACTGCCCGATGGAATTGCAGCGAATTTACAAGGCTGGGTTGCAGGGTGTGATATTTGCCAAGATGTATGTCCCTGGAATCAAAGATTTGCCCAAGAAACAGATATTTCTGACTTCCAGCCCTATCCTGAAAATGTTGCCCCGACACTAACAGAGCTAGCAACCCTATCGGTATCAGAACGCGATCGCAGATTTAGAGCCTCTGCCTTCCGCCGCATCAAACTAGAGATGCTGCAACGGAACGCCACAGCATCTCTTAAATCCAATCGTCAAAAAACCAAGCTAACTATGACTCAGAACCACCTGCACGAGCCGCAGCCGCTTCTTCAGGATGAATCCCCAAGCGAGTCAGATTAA
- a CDS encoding pentapeptide repeat-containing protein: MMANPEHVAELKKGVQSWNQWRQRYPDVIPNLTSSNWVEVDLSNANLQMADMSGANLLGTILIGAELRCANLANTDLLGGLLNGADMSRAHLCWTRLFGANLDSATLAGADLYGVDLGRAILSKSNLMGASLMETDLCEANLQRAQLLGTNLYNANLHRAVLRKVEGLTVSQIKTAHNWDGAFFSEEFRMRLG; encoded by the coding sequence ATGATGGCGAATCCTGAACATGTCGCGGAGTTAAAGAAAGGGGTTCAATCCTGGAACCAATGGCGACAAAGGTATCCTGATGTGATTCCAAATTTGACAAGCTCAAACTGGGTTGAAGTTGACCTGAGCAATGCTAACCTCCAGATGGCAGATATGAGTGGGGCTAATCTGCTCGGGACTATTCTGATTGGGGCAGAATTACGATGTGCCAATTTGGCCAACACGGATTTATTAGGCGGGCTATTGAATGGAGCCGATATGAGTCGGGCCCACTTGTGTTGGACTAGATTATTTGGAGCGAATCTAGACAGTGCGACTTTAGCTGGTGCTGATTTATATGGGGTTGATCTGGGGAGAGCGATTCTCTCCAAATCTAATTTAATGGGAGCGAGCTTGATGGAAACAGATTTATGTGAGGCCAATCTTCAAAGAGCACAGCTACTGGGAACGAATTTATATAATGCGAATTTGCATCGGGCTGTCCTCCGGAAGGTCGAAGGTCTAACTGTCTCGCAAATTAAAACAGCTCATAACTGGGATGGCGCTTTTTTTAGCGAAGAGTTCAGAATGAGATTAGGTTAG
- a CDS encoding SPFH domain-containing protein has product MNSTKESSAWKINGFGVLPILLLFLGISSWYLFPFVLFEKTLAGPQLWLGSGLLAMAGILASGFFLVDPNQARVLILLGKYIGSIREPGFYWTIPFIVSKRPVSLRVRNFNSERLKVNDAQGSPIEIAAVVVWRVIDSAKATLDVESCRDFVAIQSETALRSLASRYAYDIFDNTQESLRGNPDQISDLLKQEVQRRLDVAGVDIIETRITHLAYAPEIAQAMLRRQQAIAVIAAKERIVEGALGMVEMALHRLSEQQVVDLDEERKAAMVNNLLVALVSESSTQPIINAGTLYT; this is encoded by the coding sequence ATGAATTCCACGAAAGAATCATCCGCTTGGAAAATTAATGGGTTTGGGGTGTTGCCGATTCTCTTATTGTTTTTGGGGATCAGTAGTTGGTATTTATTTCCCTTTGTTCTCTTTGAGAAAACATTAGCAGGGCCACAACTCTGGCTAGGGTCTGGATTACTCGCTATGGCAGGGATATTGGCCAGTGGCTTTTTCCTAGTCGATCCGAATCAGGCTCGGGTATTAATCTTGCTAGGAAAATATATCGGCAGTATCCGTGAACCAGGTTTTTACTGGACCATTCCTTTCATCGTCAGTAAGCGCCCAGTCTCCCTACGGGTTCGCAACTTCAACAGTGAAAGATTGAAGGTCAATGATGCCCAGGGCAGTCCGATTGAGATTGCAGCAGTTGTCGTTTGGCGAGTGATTGATTCCGCAAAAGCCACCCTGGATGTGGAAAGTTGTCGTGATTTCGTCGCGATTCAAAGTGAGACGGCCCTTCGCAGTTTAGCCAGCCGCTATGCCTACGATATTTTTGACAATACCCAAGAGTCTTTGCGGGGCAACCCTGATCAAATTTCTGACCTGCTTAAACAAGAAGTCCAGCGTCGGTTAGACGTTGCCGGGGTTGATATTATCGAAACTCGAATTACACACCTGGCCTATGCCCCTGAAATTGCCCAGGCGATGCTTCGTCGCCAACAAGCGATCGCAGTGATTGCTGCCAAAGAGCGAATCGTCGAAGGTGCCTTAGGCATGGTAGAAATGGCACTGCATCGGTTGAGTGAGCAACAGGTGGTAGACCTGGATGAAGAACGGAAAGCTGCTATGGTAAACAACTTACTGGTGGCCCTGGTTTCTGAAAGTTCAACACAGCCGATCATTAATGCTGGAACCCTGTATACGTGA
- a CDS encoding DUF4280 domain-containing protein, with amino-acid sequence MGQQVVMGASLQCSFGAAPSSLIVIPKGPPVLTGGPAAATIMDYAPIANIPPFGMCSSLANPTVASATAAAMGVLTPMPCIPVIPAPWTPGSPTVLINNFPALNNTSKCFCTWGGVIQITYPGQVTTQIP; translated from the coding sequence ATGGGACAACAAGTCGTCATGGGGGCGTCCTTACAATGTTCTTTTGGAGCAGCGCCTAGTTCTTTGATTGTGATTCCCAAAGGACCACCAGTTCTGACGGGGGGACCCGCTGCCGCCACCATTATGGACTATGCCCCCATTGCCAATATTCCACCGTTTGGCATGTGTTCTTCCCTGGCGAACCCGACGGTCGCCTCGGCAACAGCCGCCGCAATGGGTGTTCTTACCCCGATGCCCTGTATCCCCGTTATTCCAGCCCCTTGGACACCAGGTTCACCAACGGTTCTAATCAATAATTTTCCGGCATTAAACAATACGTCTAAGTGCTTTTGTACTTGGGGAGGGGTAATTCAGATAACTTATCCAGGACAAGTTACCACTCAAATTCCTTAA
- a CDS encoding VgrG-related protein encodes MPATTYIAEPLLEIDGKKASNELMEDILQISVEESLHLPGMFVLVIKNDYFSGRSVDAPWQYDDLFQIGKTIKIGFSGSTTEAQDFDEENQGYVLDGEITGMETNFTASSQAPIVIRGYDTSHRLHRGRYNRSFQNMTDTDVVKKLIGEVGIPAGTIDNSGSPHDYIFQENQTNMEFLRERAARNGFELYVQDGKMNFRKPKANSNISLTWLKDLHSFRVRVTSAEQVKSVEVRGWDYERKEAIVSTKNSEKLLTSTDHGSGQKQSTVFNGKPTTPKMIVVDQPVFSAKEADTIAQALIDELGGEFVVADARAEGNPDLRTGQVVQLKDMGKYSGKYYITETRHLFQDRVYSTEFSVRGLRGGDLLSTLAPSQRLQAGQTLLVGKVTNNKDPKGWGRVRVKFPTLTEEHESNWARVVASGAGKDRGFDCLPEVDDEVLVGFEHGDIHRPYIVGGVWNGKDSPPEKVESSIVDGKVNLRTVKTRTGHTLQFVEADKDAKKKGIYLDTVYGHHLYLNDSEKFAELKTKEGHYARLDDQGKKLEIKSKGGHKVLLDDNGSAKIDMISTGDINVKSGTSGSSRKISLNAGEITLTATTKITLKVGSSSIELSNSGVTIQGVQAAIKGTAQTKIDGALVTVQASGVNTIKGSIVKIN; translated from the coding sequence ATGCCTGCAACCACCTACATTGCCGAGCCACTTTTAGAAATTGATGGCAAAAAAGCGTCCAACGAGCTGATGGAAGATATTCTCCAGATTTCCGTGGAAGAAAGCTTGCACCTACCTGGCATGTTTGTCTTGGTGATTAAGAACGACTACTTTTCTGGCCGTTCCGTTGATGCCCCTTGGCAATATGACGATCTATTTCAGATTGGTAAAACCATCAAAATCGGCTTTAGTGGCAGCACCACCGAAGCCCAGGACTTTGATGAAGAGAATCAGGGCTATGTGCTGGATGGAGAAATCACCGGTATGGAGACGAACTTTACTGCGAGTTCCCAAGCCCCTATCGTGATTCGGGGCTACGACACGTCCCACCGACTCCATCGAGGTCGCTACAATCGGTCCTTCCAGAATATGACCGACACGGATGTAGTCAAGAAATTGATTGGAGAAGTCGGAATCCCCGCTGGCACCATCGATAATAGCGGGTCTCCCCATGACTATATTTTTCAAGAGAATCAGACCAATATGGAATTTCTACGGGAGCGGGCAGCCCGGAATGGGTTTGAACTCTATGTTCAAGACGGCAAGATGAATTTTAGGAAGCCCAAAGCCAATTCCAATATTTCCCTAACCTGGCTCAAGGATCTGCATAGCTTTCGAGTGCGAGTTACCAGTGCCGAACAGGTTAAAAGTGTTGAAGTGCGGGGCTGGGATTATGAACGCAAGGAAGCTATCGTCTCCACTAAAAATAGCGAGAAACTACTAACCTCCACCGATCATGGCTCCGGCCAGAAGCAAAGCACTGTCTTTAATGGCAAACCGACGACGCCCAAAATGATTGTGGTGGATCAACCCGTCTTTAGTGCCAAGGAAGCCGATACCATCGCCCAGGCTCTGATTGATGAACTGGGAGGAGAGTTTGTGGTGGCGGATGCTAGAGCTGAGGGTAATCCTGATTTGAGAACAGGGCAGGTAGTCCAACTCAAAGATATGGGCAAATACAGCGGCAAGTACTACATCACTGAAACGCGCCATTTATTTCAAGATCGGGTTTATTCCACGGAGTTCAGCGTGCGGGGGTTACGGGGAGGCGATTTACTCTCAACCTTGGCTCCCTCTCAACGGCTGCAGGCGGGGCAAACCCTGTTAGTGGGCAAAGTCACGAATAACAAGGACCCAAAAGGTTGGGGACGAGTTCGAGTCAAGTTTCCCACCCTGACGGAGGAGCATGAGAGCAACTGGGCCAGAGTCGTGGCCAGTGGAGCCGGGAAAGATCGAGGTTTTGACTGTTTACCCGAAGTCGATGATGAGGTGCTAGTGGGGTTTGAACATGGCGATATCCACCGTCCCTATATTGTGGGTGGGGTATGGAATGGCAAGGATAGTCCTCCAGAGAAAGTGGAGAGTTCCATTGTCGATGGCAAGGTCAATCTCCGAACAGTAAAAACTCGCACGGGCCATACCCTCCAATTTGTAGAAGCGGATAAAGATGCTAAAAAGAAAGGCATTTATTTAGATACGGTGTATGGCCATCATCTGTATCTGAATGACAGTGAAAAGTTCGCAGAATTAAAAACGAAAGAGGGGCATTATGCTCGGCTGGATGATCAAGGCAAAAAGCTAGAAATTAAATCCAAAGGGGGTCATAAAGTTTTACTGGATGATAATGGCTCCGCCAAGATCGATATGATTTCGACGGGAGATATCAATGTTAAATCCGGGACCAGCGGCAGTTCGCGGAAAATCAGCCTGAATGCAGGCGAAATCACCCTGACGGCAACGACCAAAATTACGTTAAAAGTGGGTAGCTCATCGATTGAACTCAGCAATTCTGGTGTCACGATTCAGGGGGTTCAGGCTGCGATCAAAGGAACTGCCCAAACCAAAATTGATGGGGCTTTGGTGACCGTTCAGGCCTCTGGGGTGAATACCATCAAGGGCTCAATCGTAAAGATCAATTGA
- a CDS encoding phage tail protein, which translates to MVSNSETHNLNYVTANRFYVEIQEKSYISACFTECSGLSAKIKHDTYFEGGVNNQQRIILGQTEFSDVTLKRGITNDLVFWGWASRMLTQLEPTDRNVNPQRRNINILLFNQAGETIQTWTLIGAVPVAWQAPALQADTSTVAIEELTLAYEGLKVVANLQPSSNAGGGATFLQGRDANAGGFYPSN; encoded by the coding sequence GTGGTTAGCAACAGTGAAACCCATAACCTTAACTACGTCACCGCCAATCGCTTCTATGTCGAAATCCAAGAAAAGAGCTACATCAGTGCTTGCTTCACTGAATGTTCGGGGTTAAGCGCCAAAATTAAGCATGACACCTATTTTGAAGGCGGCGTCAACAACCAGCAGCGGATCATACTCGGTCAAACTGAATTCTCCGATGTCACCCTCAAGCGGGGGATCACTAATGATCTGGTGTTTTGGGGGTGGGCCAGTCGTATGCTTACCCAATTAGAACCGACCGATCGTAATGTCAATCCCCAACGTCGCAACATCAATATCCTTTTGTTCAATCAAGCAGGAGAAACCATTCAAACCTGGACCTTAATTGGTGCAGTCCCTGTGGCTTGGCAAGCACCCGCCCTCCAAGCAGATACCTCCACCGTTGCCATCGAAGAACTCACCTTGGCTTACGAAGGTCTAAAGGTTGTTGCCAATCTGCAACCCAGCAGCAATGCAGGTGGTGGGGCCACCTTCTTACAAGGTAGAGATGCCAATGCTGGAGGATTCTATCCCAGTAATTAA